The Carassius auratus strain Wakin chromosome 27, ASM336829v1, whole genome shotgun sequence genome includes a region encoding these proteins:
- the LOC113045217 gene encoding methyl-CpG-binding domain protein 3-like isoform X2, giving the protein MERKSPTGKKFRSKPQLVRYLGNSMDLSSFDFRTGKMLMSKLNKNRQQMRYDHSQNKGKPDLNTSLPVRQTASIFKQPVTKVTNHPSNKVKTDPQKAVEQPRQLFWEKKLSGLNTYDIAEELVKTMDLPKGLQGVGPGYTDTTLLSALASALHTSSAPITGQLSSAVEKNPGVWLNTTQPLCKAFMVTDEDIRKQEDLVYSVRKRLEEALMADMLAHIEEAAIEAKSLKEESNDEEMESV; this is encoded by the exons ATGGAGAGGAAAAG TCCAACAGGGAAGAAGTTTCGGAGTAAACCACAGCTGGTCCGATATCTGGGAAACTCCATGGACCTCAGCTCCTTTGATTTCCGCACGGGGAAGATGCTGATGAGCAAACTGAACAAGAACCGGCAGCAGATGCGCTATGATCACAGTCAGAACAAG GGTAAACCGGATCTGAACACGTCACTGCCGGTCCGACAGACAGCATCCATCTTCAAACAGCCCGTCACTAAGGTCACAAATCACCCTAGCAACAAGGTTAAGACGGACCCTCAGAAAGCAGTCGAGCAGCCCAGACAG CTGTTCTGGGAGAAGAAGCTGAGCGGACTCAACACGTATGATATCGCAGAGGAGCTGGTGAAGACCATGGATCTTCCTAAAGGACTGCAAG GTGTGGGTCCGGGCTACACAGATACGACGCTGCTCTCGGCTCTAGCGAGCGCTCTGCACACCAGCTCGGCTCCCATCACCGGTCAGCTGTCGTCTGCGGTGGAGAAGAACCCCGGGGTCTGGCTCAACACCACACAGCCTCTGTGTAAAGCCTTCATGGTGACGGACGAAGACATCAG GAAGCAGGAGGATCTGGTGTACAGCGTGAGGAAGAGGTTGGAGGAAGCGCTCATGGCAGACATGCTCGCACACATCGAGGAAGCTGCCATCGAGGCCAAATCTCTGAAGGAAGAGTCCAACGACGAGGAAATGGAGTCTGTATAG
- the LOC113045217 gene encoding methyl-CpG-binding domain protein 3-like isoform X1 yields the protein MERKRWECSALPNGWKREEVTRKSGLSAGKSDVYYFSPTGKKFRSKPQLVRYLGNSMDLSSFDFRTGKMLMSKLNKNRQQMRYDHSQNKGKPDLNTSLPVRQTASIFKQPVTKVTNHPSNKVKTDPQKAVEQPRQLFWEKKLSGLNTYDIAEELVKTMDLPKGLQGVGPGYTDTTLLSALASALHTSSAPITGQLSSAVEKNPGVWLNTTQPLCKAFMVTDEDIRKQEDLVYSVRKRLEEALMADMLAHIEEAAIEAKSLKEESNDEEMESV from the exons ATGGAGAGGAAAAGGTGGGAGTGCTCGGCTCTCCCAAATGGTTGGAAAAGGGAAGAAGTGACCAGAAAGTCGGGCTTGTCCGCGGGGAAAAGCGATGTCTATTATTTTAG TCCAACAGGGAAGAAGTTTCGGAGTAAACCACAGCTGGTCCGATATCTGGGAAACTCCATGGACCTCAGCTCCTTTGATTTCCGCACGGGGAAGATGCTGATGAGCAAACTGAACAAGAACCGGCAGCAGATGCGCTATGATCACAGTCAGAACAAG GGTAAACCGGATCTGAACACGTCACTGCCGGTCCGACAGACAGCATCCATCTTCAAACAGCCCGTCACTAAGGTCACAAATCACCCTAGCAACAAGGTTAAGACGGACCCTCAGAAAGCAGTCGAGCAGCCCAGACAG CTGTTCTGGGAGAAGAAGCTGAGCGGACTCAACACGTATGATATCGCAGAGGAGCTGGTGAAGACCATGGATCTTCCTAAAGGACTGCAAG GTGTGGGTCCGGGCTACACAGATACGACGCTGCTCTCGGCTCTAGCGAGCGCTCTGCACACCAGCTCGGCTCCCATCACCGGTCAGCTGTCGTCTGCGGTGGAGAAGAACCCCGGGGTCTGGCTCAACACCACACAGCCTCTGTGTAAAGCCTTCATGGTGACGGACGAAGACATCAG GAAGCAGGAGGATCTGGTGTACAGCGTGAGGAAGAGGTTGGAGGAAGCGCTCATGGCAGACATGCTCGCACACATCGAGGAAGCTGCCATCGAGGCCAAATCTCTGAAGGAAGAGTCCAACGACGAGGAAATGGAGTCTGTATAG